The region GCTCCGCCCACATACTAGTAAAAACAGGGCTCGTGCATTCACTGCTTCTCTAATTCTATACAAGCACTCCATAGCATATGGCCTTGGGATCCGCCGAGGGCCATTGCACCACAAACTGATCTACAATCTTTCGCAAGATCTTGGCCGAGAGGGAGAGCGAGCGGACACGCGCAAACGACTCGATATAGACGAGGCGGGGCGAGGGCAGGGAAAAGAACTAGGTCAGACTTGGGACGTACCCGCAGCATGTGCGCGACAAGCACCACAGGCACGCACGTCGCAGGGCCGTTCATCAGCACCACATCGACcaccggcagcggcgtAGCGTGCGTCCAGTACGacacgagcggcgcaatTCCAATATGTAGTATACAAAACAGGAAACTCCATGCCAGCGTAAAGGGCGTCGTGAGCCAGCTCTGGCCGACCGATCGCGCACGCGGAATCTCGAGGGCCTGCAGGggatgcgcagcgagcttGGGCGAGCCCCGCCGTGCTTCCTCGAACGCCTGTGCTTTCGCAAGACTAAACGTATCGCCCGACGATACCATGTACACGAACGGCTCGTACTCGCTTTTCGGGAGCGTGCTCAAGAGCGCAAGAAGCTCGGTCGTATGGCCACCTGCATAAGTAGACGCGCTTACCTGACCCCAacacggcggcgaggcgcaggggACGAGTGggccgcgcacggtccCCGACACATACCCTCGCCACGAtcgcagctgcagcgaggccaagcagcacgacgcatagcgcgcacgcgaccGCCTGCCAAACCATCGCGCCCGTGCGTAAGCAACAGCAATTTCGCCACGTGTGTAATTAGACTGATACGCCATGACGTCGCTGCCGGCAGAgatcgagcaggcggcgcgggaGCCTCAGCGTTtgccgacgctgcgtgcgtcTGCACAGCGGTCAGGAGCAAGGCGGGAtgcggccgcagcgccgccgccaactcctgcgcctgtgccgcCCCGGCGAGGGCCCCAGCGTAACCCAGAGTTTTCCGAGACGTCGCGCCTggtcgtgctgcgcgacgaccatGAGCCGGTGGCCGGCCCCAGCCGCCTCCCTGAGCAAGGGCAAGAGGCTCCGAAGCAGATGCCGGTCCGCCGCGACTGGAGCAGTCTGCCGCTGAACGATGCGCCTGGATGGcccgcgtcgacgccgccgaagccgtcgcggcacgctgcgttTCACGATAGTATCCAGCGCGACTTTGAGGCACGCTCGCAGTTCTTTCAGAACCACGACCGGAGGCTTGCCTCGCCGCCACGGCTTGTTTCTTCCGAAAATACGCCGCCAGCCTTTTTCTCCGAGGCGTTTCCCCACATTAACGTGCAGGATGCGCAAAGTGTGCACGAGACGGAGGACCCAGAGAGTACGGCCTTACCTAGCAATGACGCCGCAATAGAGCCCGTACGGCCGCCGTCCCCCTCACCCCCCGCGCCAAGAAACACACTGACGATCCACGCCGTCCCCTCGTCCGCATCGCTCCAGTCGCTGCTCCCTGGCCCTTTGCCCAGCGCCCCCCTCCCCCCCCGTCGCGTTCGCCTGTATTTGCTACTGATGTGCATGTGCGTGGCTGGCAGCGCATTGGGTCGTATGCCCGGGGCTATGTCGTTTTTGATGTATACGTAAAGGCCAAATCGGTACGTGGGTATGTGCTTACAGCAGGGCCATTCGCTCCCGTCGCACAAGCGGTACAATTCGTTTGccgcgcttgccgagcggctGTGTACCGAGGTgcccgagcacgccgagcacctgcCGCCGCTTCCTCCGCGGCACAAAGGCATCCTGCACAAGTACCTGCCCTCgttcctcgagcagcggcggcgggcgctgcagcactggctcagcgcgacgctgctcgaccCCCGGTGGGGCGGTACACGCGCCTATCGTGAATGGGTGCTCGAACGGTAGTTACTTGGCCGTAGAGAGCTGCCTGAGCATCTCTGCGCCGACCTTGTTTGCCTGTGCGAGGCGCGGTTCAAAGAACTCGCGCGTCATCTCGAAGCGCTTTTGGTACGCGTCAAAGTCGCCAAActgcacggcctgcgcccagccccgcgcggcgaccaCAAACTCGAGGTCGTCGGAGCGAAAGAGACGGTCGTCCATCGCCGCCTTGCACGCGGCAATCACGCGCTCCGGCGAGCGGAAGAGGTACTGCGTCACGCCGATCCACATGCGAAAGACGGGCGTcgcagcgagctcgaggtggCGGTAAGGGTCGATGTGCAGAATGTGCCAGCAGTCGGCGATCGCCAGCAGCGACAGGTGCGAGTTCGGCGGGGGATCGAGCGTCCTGACCGCTGCGACCGcctccttggcgcgctcctcACCGTGGttgacgcgctgcgcaatgaCGTAAAACTTGTCGAGCATCGCGTCGCTGatcagcgcgtcgtcgccttCCTGGTCGTCCGCCCAGTGAAAgacgctgcggcgtgcggcaaACACCCGCTggaccagcgcctcgtaATTGCCTGTGAGCATCAGCTTGAAgagcgccgtggcgctcgccgcgtacTGCTTCACCTGGATGCGCGCTGCGGGAttcagcagcgcaaggcccgCGTAGACGTGCCACTTTGCGCCGTAAATACGCAGGCAGAGGTAGATCTTGACCATCTCGATCCCGCCAGGGTACATGCCCGTCTCCCACGGGTACTCTTGCGACTGGCTCCACGCGGTGCCCATCGTGAGGAACGCCGCGTGGGTCACTGCTTGGGTATTGGCCGTGACGAGATCATGCTCGTCGTAGCTCATGTAGACGTAACGCGACTGCAGACAcgcgaggatgcgctcgacgaggtgcaaCTGCTCGTCTGATCCACGGTGCTGGATCAATACGAGCGGCTGGCCAGTCGGATCGACGTGCGGGCCGTGCAGCGAGTGGCACGAAATGATCGAAATGTCGTCCGGCAGGTGCTTTTCGaaagcggcgcgctctgGCGCCTTGACCGACGTCTGACCCGCGACGATCGCGCCGACCTTGTGCGAGGGGCCGTactcggcgacgacctTGTCGAGGTTCCCCGCCTCGACCGAGTACATCACAAAGTCGCTACGGCGCGCGACTTCGTGGCCGTTGCGGAGGACGCGCAGGCCGGGCGCAGGACCGTTGGCAACGTCTTTATGCAGCTGCTCAAACTGCTCCGCACGGTCACACACATTGACATGCTTCCAGCCGGCAGCGTGCAGTTTGTGGGCGTACAGGCGACCCATGTCGCCCATGCCAATGATGCCCACCTCCAGGGACTCTTTCTCCATCGTGGACCAAGCGTAGCTGACTAAGCTGCACCCCGCAACGATGTGGCAACGCAATCTGGGAGCTACGTGCACTGCACTGCGcatggccgccgcgcgccgcgcgccgtgcgcgatgCCAGTGCGCTCGATGCACCGCAGCGCTCCGCTTTGGAACGCGGTCGTGCGCGATAGCGATCAAGAGACGGGACTTTACTACCACGATCTCGGGAAGGGCGAGTGGGCCGTGAGCCTGCTCGAAAGGGCGCCCAAGGGCCCTTCGAGCCTGTCGGTCATTGGAAAGATCGCGCCGCAGAACGCGTCACCGGACGAGTTCGTGCGTGCTAATCCCGACAAGATTAACATGAACCCCGCGTTCTGGGACGCGCTCCACCAGGTGCTCAAGGAGCAGATTCCCGACGACGTCCAGCTGCAGTTTGAGGCGGACATGCGCGGGGACGGATGGGCGCACCTGTGCGGTACGTATTTATTCTCACACAGACGCACGCCACTTTGCAATGCCGGGCCGCATCTCGCCTCCCGAGGCCATCTTTGGCAGCGTGGCCTTCACCGAGTCGAAGCTCGCGCCGGAGACGTACGAGCGCAACGCGACGTATCGCTTTGCTGTGAAGCACGAGGGGCCGATGAAGCTGCGTGAGAACTGGCTTGATGCGCTCCGTGCTCACATCAAGAAGCACGAAAACTAAATATACCAACGAGGAACCGTGCTCGTACCGACAAACAGCGCTATGGGAGCATAACAATACACAGAATGTTCATGACATGGCATATACATACAACAAAGCTACGCTAGAACATAGTCTATGCAACATAGCGAAACTAAGAGCACAGCCAACAGCTCGAATGGACACTGCGCACACGGCTCCTACAAATTAAAGTCGctgtgctgcgcggccAAGCGGCGCATCTGGTGGTCGCACTCGGCAATACCGtagcgccgctgctcgctGCCATGCAGCACCAGAAACGTGCGCGCGACATCGTCGCGGtccgagtgcgccgcgcgcgcagcgacccAAAATGCGCCGTTCTcttcgcgcgcgagcgtctcttTGACATGgtgcctgcgtcagcaACGATACGTACCGCTGGAGCATGCGCTCAGATGCAAGGAGCTGCCCCTCAACATTCGCACGCACTTCTTTCGAGGCACGCCGGATCGTCGAAAGCTCGTTCAGCGACAGGGCCGCCGTGTCGTCCATGTGCAGGTAGTCGAGCGGGCTGTCGGACGCAcgcaggtgcgcgtcgtttacgacgcgctgcgtgcgccgcaaaaGCTCCCACGACAGGGCGAGCCATGCATCGGCATCGGCCGGTTTCGTGCGCCAGATTAGCACGATCGTAAGGAGtttgcgctgcgtcagttGGGCGACGTACAGTGGTATATGTAATGTGCACACCATCAtcgagcgcaaggtgcgcatGGTGCCACTTGGCGGGCGTCTCCTCGCCCCAGCCATCGAGCGCAGGGTCGTGCGggaggtacgtcgccggGCTGCTTGGGCGTGCAGGAGAATTGTACCAtgccgcacgcgacgccgatATGGCCGGAAACTGGCGCTCCGAGTTGCTGCGTGGCAGAAAAGGAGGAGTAGGAGCCGCAGGTGCAGGGGCAGGGGCAAAACTTGCTACCGCTTGTTCCTTTGCGACTTGCGGCACACTGGCTTCGGTCGTGCGCTTTCCAATCGATGGGCGCAGTGGCGACGATTGCGGCTCAGGCAGGTTCGCGACGACACACGCCGCGTACGCCTGCGTGACGTCGTATACGTCCGTGTTCGAAGGTGTCGTTtccgacgtgctcgacgtgggCGCCTCTGTATCCGTGTCTTTGGTCGTGCCGATTGCCTGTGATATGCGCTCGTGAAAGGCCTGGAAGGGCGCACTCGTTGTAAAGAGCTTGGCCGGCtcacgcaggcgcacaGGGAAGGGTATATCGGTGTTGGCTTCGGTAGGCGTGTCCGGCGTGCTTAGCGAGGCCGGAAGCTGTGCCTCCTGGGGCTCTTGGTCCAGCTCAGGAGCCACCGGCGTGGAAACAGGCGAATCGGTCAAGGCAGGAAGCGCGCCTTGGGCGGGGCTGGTCCGCGGAGGCGTAGACGCGACTTTGGTATCGATTGGGGCAAGATGGGCAGGGGGCTGCTTGGGTAGACGAGCCGTCTCTTTTGGTTCGCGTGTGGCCGGCGTCTCGCTCGCACTGCCCTTGCCTTTGGGAATCAAAGGACTACTAGTGCGTACCGGCTTCGAAGGACTTTGACTTTGGCGCTTCTCCCCGTCGCCCGGCCACATCTTGTCGAGTCCCAGCCAAGCCGAGCTTCCCGAGAAAAAGTCGGCCACGGCTCCCACCCCCGGCAACGGCTGCGAGAGGAGCcccggctcgtcgtccgaggcTTGCGCCGAGGCATGCGCCCGGGCGCGTGCCTTGACATCGTCTTCACGCGCCTTGTCGAGTCccacgaggtgcgcgaggacaTACATGGCCGTCTTTCTGCGGTCCTGCGCACCTAAGCCTCCCGTagccgcgctcgagtgTGCCGTGGGCCAGAGGACttggtcgtcgcgcagcaagACCAAATCCAGTGGTTTCTCGCCGTCCATTGCGCTTACCGCACCGTCGAACCACTGCAGAGGcttggcgaggtgctcggcgtcgacaaATGTGCATCCGCCCAGCTCCGGTACCGTTTCTGCGACGATCCCtatcggcgtcggcggcggtgccgaGGCGTGCAGTGGCGATGCACgctggtgctcgacgtCCCATTGCCAGACCCATTTCGAAAAGTGgttctcgaggcgctgctccagcACCTCTCGCCCCCTTACGTGCAGCATTTCTTCAGGATGCCCGTGTCGGAGCTGCATAAGTGCAGCGACGTACCTGCCAGATATCCCAAGCGTCCTggagctggcgctgcgcccattcctcgacgagccacggcaggcgctgcggcttGCGATTCGGCGGAATCCACTGTGCGGTCGTGATACACTGCGTGAGAAAAGCAACGTACGACATGCAGCCAGAAATGCGGctggacctcgacgagaaTCAGGCGCCGGGCCTTGGACCCCACGGCGAGCCGGCGGAGGCCCGTCTCTGGGTGGTGCTGGCGGTgcaccgacgaggcgaaATCGGTTAGTGCATTGGCCAGCGCGACCTGGCGCACAATCGTCGCCTGCGCTACGGCGTTCTCGAGGCTCGTATAGTACAGAATttggtcggcgaggcgcgccggaTCTTCGgccgcgaggtgctgcgtgAGCCGCGGGCAAAAGATCATCATGTACTGTACATGCGCCGGGATATACGACGGCATCTGCGGCGTGCCCGACCgtgtcggcggcgccgaaaAGAGCGAAGAGCGCAGTGCAGACGGCACGACCGTCTGCAACATGGTGCGGGGTATACAACTATCGCCTGGCCCCTGCGTGGGCACGTGACTAGCTTGTCCAAGGGCGTGTCCGATACGTGGCCTGGGGCTGGCGCACTGGGAGGCGTGTCTCGCCGACCCATGGACCGAGGATTCGGCTGAGTGGGCGGTAGACCGTGTCGGGAATAGCAAACGTAGCAAACGCCGCGCTGTAGGTCACCGAGGcaagcacgccgagcgccacaGACACCACCGAGTACGGCGGCTGGGAGAAGGCGAGCTGCGTTAGTCGCTAAACGTACCAAGAGCATGGGAACGGCCACAAGCACACGGTCGGTGATTTCCAGTTCGCTGATGCGCATCGTCCACAGCGGTGGCGTCGTCTGGTAGAACTGATAGACAAGggcgcccaaggcgccAAACGGACCCCCTGGGAGGTACCCAGCGCCCAGTTTCTCGATCCACGGGCGCATTTGGAGCTTTGTCGGGAGCAGTGCGACTGCACCGCCCACGGCGATGCCCCACGCGAGCGAGAGGAGCGAGTGCAGTAGGCAGGTAATGAGGAGAAagagctgcgtcagtcTCGCTACGCACCCCCATCTTTTTCGTCCCAaacgcgcgctcgaccatgcgcgccgcatggTACAGGATCAAAGACCCCAGCAGCATCTCGGAGCTATTGGTATACACGACATGGTAGGTCAGCGCCTGCCAGTACTGTCCATATTTCGCGATGTGCGGCGTCCATCGGAACTGAAAATAGGGCTtggcggcgagcagcgacACCACCAGAGACCCCAGTGCCATACACACGATGgccgctgcgtcagctACGCTACGTACCTTTGGTCAGCGGCGCGTTCGCAAAGCCCGCTACCATCCGCGCAACAGCCCAAGGTGTGGGGGGCGGATTCGATCCGATCGGGATCGGCCCAATGTACGCGTGGCTTTATGTACTGCATATGCGCGTCCCTGCGGGGGGAAAGCTGCCACAGCCCTGGAATTCCGCACAGGGGTGGTGCCTGCGCATCCCACCATCATGTACCTGAACGCTACTGCTGCTGAGCCGGTTGTTGCGACCAACGCGCCCGTCTATGtcgacgcggtgcccgAGCCGAAGCTTGCATCGGTGAGCCACGTTGCGCTGGacgcgatcgccgccgctATCTGGGGCTCGCCCTTCTACGACACCGAGTTCCTCGTGAAGCACAAAGGCAAGGACCAGAGCCTCTTTTTGCACAGCAACGTCGTCAAGGCATCGTGCCCGGTGTTATACAAGAGTACGTCGTTCTACTAATCCAGAAATGCAGGCGGGCACGACAATCGAGCTGGACGCGATGGAGACGGCGCCACCGCCGGGCAACGcccgccgtgcgccggccgcgacgccgaacCGCCGTCCCGCGCCGGGCCCGGTGTCGCGCACTGCcgcggacgacgaagaggtgctgctcgacgactcggacgacgagttTGATGATGCGACGATCGACGACGCCTCGACCGTGCAGAGCGCCAACTTTGTCCCGGCCGCCCGcacgcctgctgcgcgccctACGAAcgccatgccgccgcccgccgtgCCGCCTAGCATCAACGAGTCGACAACGAGCCTCGCGACGACGCACTCGAacggctcggcgacgcgctcgacgagcatcTTCTCGCGCCTGATGAAGAAGAAGAGCGTGCGCAACAACCTCGGCGACTCCTCCTTCTCGTCGCAGCCGAGTGGCGCAGACGCtgggcgcctgcgtcgctACTCGGCGAATGCCGACGAGAATGGCCCGATCAGCGTGCCGAACACGTCGACGGGTGGCGCTTCGATGTACAATGCACGTTCGGCTGGTGCGCCTGCCGGTGCGCCTGCCGGTGCGTCCGGTGCGTCCGGTGCGCCTCCTTCGGCGCctggcacgccgcgctcgggcgcgcgccgcaacgGCAACAagccgtcggcggcggcccccCGCCCCCAGTCGGGTGTGAAGCGTTTCCGTGTGACGGGTGCGACGCCGCGTTCGGTCCAGGCGCTAATCTTTTATCTGTACACGAGCCAGGCGCACTTTGTCTCGACGCCCCACCAGTCGCCGCACAGCGATGCGACGTCGCTGCACGAAGAGGCCaacgagctcctcggcgacggctcCAAGCAGAGCCCCTCGCTCTGGCCGCCGACCTTTTCGAGCAAGGCTGCCTACTGCCTGGGccaccagctcgagctgcgtgacCTGTCGATGCGTGCCTTTGACCACCTGACGCTGAACCTGTCGCCCCGCACCGTCCTTGCCGACCTCCTGTCGCCGTTTGGCGACCGCTttgccgaggtgcagcgtgcgcagctcgacttTATTACGATGCACTGGGAGGAGGTCAAGACGCGCCCCGACTTTGCCCCGACGATTGAAAACCTCGTGCATGGCGAGTACCCTAACTCGAGCAAGAGTCTCTTCCACCTCTTCTCCAAGCTGAGCATCCGTAGCTACTAATACCATCGGTCGTAGATTCACTTTGCATCTATATTTTTACTCGAGGAACGCCTTCTTGGCGCCCGTCCATGTGGCCGCGATGCCGACCATgatcgagctcgagacgaGCATCGCACGCGGGCCGGCGGTGCACCggaagagcgcgccgctgagcgCACCCGAGGCCATGCTGCCGTAGATGTCGTGCTTGCCACGCAGGGCGTCGATGGACGCATCAAAGAGGTTGTATGTCATGGCAATCACACCCGCGCTGTTGCCAATAAAGGTGCTGCGGCGGGTGACCTGGTTCAGCACCGCATTCATGCGCAGGCGGAAAGTCGGCGagtcgatgccgagcggGCGCGTAAGGCCCTCACGCAGGCCCATCAAGCTACCGACCGTCAGGCCACCGAGGTAGGTCGTGCCGGTGCCGTAGCACAGGTCGTCGCTCCagccgcggctcggcagcgcggtCCGCGCACCCTCGAGAGTGTTGGGCCTGTCGTCCTCAATGTCCAGGTACTCGAGATCGTCCTCGCGGATGTGCGCGAGGGGGTGCAGCTTGGCGGGGTCCAGCGCCGTGTTGTGCAAGAGACTCGCAgcggtcggcgcctcggtgggCGCAGTCTCTTGCGGCTGTTCAAACGAGTGGCTGCGCAGGTATTCCGTTGCGCTGGAAtcctgcgcaggcgcagcagcaggcgcggAGCTCTCTTTCTGCGAGGAGAAGGGCCACATTACGGTGAGGGCTTGCGAAGCTTCGCTCGCCACTGACGATAGTCACGTGCACGAAGAAGGCTTTCTCTCGGAAACCATGCTGGGCACGCtgggcgcggtgcgcaccgcgtcgctgcgcatcgcTACGCCGCTGCAGACGGCGCTGATGCCGTCGAGTGCACTCGCACGGCCGggcctcgagacgctgccgACGTTTGCGTTCGGTGGTGCGATCCAGACGCGTAACTCGGCCAAGCGCGGCGGTGGTACGACCAAGAACAACCGCAACAGTGCGGGTCGCCGCTTGGGTGTCAAGCGCTCGGGATGTACGTATTTTGTCTGACGCAGCGATGTTTGTGTACCCGGGCGAGATcctcgtgcgccagcgcggcacgtcgtGGCACGCAGGCGAAAACGTCAAGATGGGCCGCGACCATACTCTGTACGCCACAGAGCCGGGCGTCGTCTGGTTCTACAAGCCGCAGCAGGCACAGAAGCATGCCGAGCAGAAGCCGGCACTGGGGGAGCTGCCGCTCCGCCTCTTGAAGCCGACGACGATCACACAGGCGACGCCGGAAGCGGTCAAGCCGCACCCTTCGTCGCcccgccgcgagcggcggtaCGTCGGCGTGGCGCTCAGCCGCGAGCTCTCGCTGCCGACCAagatcggcgcgccgcggccacgcCGCTTTGATAAGATTGACCTgaacgcgctcgagcgcgaaaaggagctgcggcgcaagggCATTGAGCCGATTGCGCTTGATCCATCCCTTGCGTAGCTATGTAGTTACTCTTTGTGTCCTACAGAGGGAGGGTGCGGTGAACGGGCAGAAGACGCGGTACTGCCGTCGTggtccagcgcgaggcgcgcacgcatcAGCTCCTGCAGACgatcgtcgtcctcgtcgctctcgccgTCCAGGTCGATCACCGAGGGATCGTCAGGCGTCGGCTTGGGGTAGCGCACGGGCGCAAGCGAGGGGAGCACCATgacgggcgcaggcgcctcgccgctgaCCTCGTCCGCaagcgcacggccggcagcatcctcacgccgcgcggcaaggTCGCCGTTGGGGTCGGGGATCGGCTCGCCGgccatgcgcgccgccttgaAGCGCGACACCTTGGGACGCTCGCGTTCCGCGGCCGTATTCGCACTGTCGGTGTGCGCCAGCGACGCACTGAGCGGCGCAACGCCGTACTCCTCCGCCGcatcctcctcgtcgtcgagagGCATGGGACGCTGCACCGGAAGCGCGAGACGTGCTTTAGCCTCGGCGtactcgcgcgcgagctcctcggaCCAGAACGCATCGTCGGAGTGCGCAGCCATGCTCGGcttcagcgcctcgaggtcctcggcgGTGTACTCGTCGTCACTGTCCCACAggccgtcgtcgctctcCATCGCGTCGGAATCCTGCTCGTAGGGGTGTACGGACGGGTTTTCCTCGTCGGTATCGTCATCCGCCAtcggctcgtcctcgtgctcgtcctcgacgtcCATCGGCGGCTCCGCCTCGACtacggtcggcgcgccgaaccgcacgcggctcgcgcgcgcaggcgcggccggTGTCGTGagcgcgtctgcgccgccggtcgcctCGCCCTTTTCGCGCTTCTCCAGACGCTCGGCATAGGCTTTGGACGGGCGTGCATGCGGCACTTGGGGGGGAAGGCCTTGGTGTTtccgctggcgctcgagaggctcgtcggcgcggcctgcgcgctCAATCGCCGGGATGCCTTGCGAGACCTGCGGCGCTTCCGGCACCTCGCTCTGGCCgccctggcgctcgagctggcgctgctTGAATGCGCTCAGCTTTTTtcggggcggcggcgcacggtcggcgggcgcctcggcggggcgctcgacgatcgACTCGCCAATTGCCGGCTTTGCCGGC is a window of Malassezia japonica chromosome 7, complete sequence DNA encoding:
- a CDS encoding uncharacterized protein (TransMembrane:5 (o12-30i51-75o87-117i129-150o186-210i); EggNog:ENOG503NX88; BUSCO:EOG09264W1U; COG:S), which codes for MVAGFANAPLTKAAIVCMALGSLVVSLLAAKPYFQFRWTPHIAKYGQYWQALTYHVVYTNSSEMLLGSLILYHAARMVERAFGTKKMGLFLLITCLLHSLLSLAWGIAVGGAVALLPTKLQMRPWIEKLGAGYLPGGPFGALGALVYQFYQTTPPLWTMRISELEITDRVLVAVPMLLLAFSQPPYSVVSVALGVLASVTYSAAFATFAIPDTVYRPLSRILGPWVGETRLPTVVPSALRSSLFSAPPTRSGTPQMPSYIPAHVQYMMIFCPRLTQHLAAEDPARLADQILYYTSLENAVAQATIVRQVALANALTDFASSVHRQHHPETGLRRLAVGSKARRLILVEVQPHFWLHVCITTAQWIPPNRKPQRLPWLVEEWAQRQLQDAWDIWQVLEQRLENHFSKWVWQWDVEHQRASPLHASAPPPTPIGIVAETVPELGGCTFVDAEHLAKPLQWFDGAVSAMDGEKPLDLVLLRDDQVLWPTAHSSAATGGLGAQDRRKTAMYVLAHLVGLDKAREDDVKARARAHASAQASDDEPGLLSQPLPGVGAVADFFSGSSAWLGLDKMWPGDGEKRQSQSPSKPVRTSSPLIPKGKGSASETPATREPKETARLPKQPPAHLAPIDTKVASTPPRTSPAQGALPALTDSPVSTPVAPELDQEPQEAQLPASLSTPDTPTEANTDIPFPVRLREPAKLFTTSAPFQAFHERISQAIGTTKDTDTEAPTSSTSETTPSNTDVYDVTQAYAACVVANLPEPQSSPLRPSIGKRTTEASVPQVAKEQAVASFAPAPAPAAPTPPFLPRSNSERQFPAISASRAAWYNSPARPSSPATYLPHDPALDGWGEETPAKWHHAHLALDDGVHITYTTRKLLTIVLIWRTKPADADAWLALSWELLRRTQRVVNDAHLRASDSPLDYLHMDDTAALSLNELSTIRRASKEVRANVEGQLLASERMLQRHHVKETLAREENGAFWVAARAAHSDRDDVARTFLVLHGSEQRRYGIAECDHQMRRLAAQHSDFNL
- the MRPL2 gene encoding 54S ribosomal protein L2 mitochondrial (COG:J; EggNog:ENOG503NYA4; BUSCO:EOG09264ZDZ), with the translated sequence MLGTLGAVRTASLRIATPLQTALMPSSALARPGLETLPTFAFGGAIQTRNSAKRGGGTTKNNRNSAGRRLGVKRSGSMFVYPGEILVRQRGTSWHAGENVKMGRDHTLYATEPGVVWFYKPQQAQKHAEQKPALGELPLRLLKPTTITQATPEAVKPHPSSPRRERRYVGVALSRELSLPTKIGAPRPRRFDKIDLNALEREKELRRKGIEPIALDPSLA
- a CDS encoding uncharacterized protein (EggNog:ENOG503PKZU), whose protein sequence is MYLNATAAEPVVATNAPVYVDAVPEPKLASVSHVALDAIAAAIWGSPFYDTEFLVKHKGKDQSLFLHSNVVKASCPVLYKKMQAGTTIELDAMETAPPPGNARRAPAATPNRRPAPGPVSRTAADDEEVLLDDSDDEFDDATIDDASTVQSANFVPAARTPAARPTNAMPPPAVPPSINESTTSLATTHSNGSATRSTSIFSRLMKKKSVRNNLGDSSFSSQPSGADAGRLRRYSANADENGPISVPNTSTGGASMYNARSAGAPAGAPAGASGASGAPPSAPGTPRSGARRNGNKPSAAAPRPQSGVKRFRVTGATPRSVQALIFYLYTSQAHFVSTPHQSPHSDATSLHEEANELLGDGSKQSPSLWPPTFSSKAAYCLGHQLELRDLSMRAFDHLTLNLSPRTVLADLLSPFGDRFAEVQRAQLDFITMHWEEVKTRPDFAPTIENLVHGEYPNSSKSLFHLFSKLSIRSY
- the TIM23 gene encoding Mitochondrial import inner membrane translocase subunit tim23 (EggNog:ENOG503NW8D; COG:U; BUSCO:EOG09264NC7) — its product is MWPFSSQKESSAPAAAPAQDSSATEYLRSHSFEQPQETAPTEAPTAASLLHNTALDPAKLHPLAHIREDDLEYLDIEDDRPNTLEGARTALPSRGWSDDLCYGTGTTYLGGLTVGSLMGLREGLTRPLGIDSPTFRLRMNAVLNQVTRRSTFIGNSAGVIAMTYNLFDASIDALRGKHDIYGSMASGALSGALFRCTAGPRAMLVSSSIMVGIAATWTGAKKAFLE
- a CDS encoding uncharacterized protein (EggNog:ENOG503P66T); translated protein: MHRSAPLWNAVVRDSDQETGLYYHDLGKGEWAVSLLERAPKGPSSLSVIGKIAPQNASPDEFVRANPDKINMNPAFWDALHQVLKEQIPDDVQLQFEADMRGDGWAHLCDARHFAMPGRISPPEAIFGSVAFTESKLAPETYERNATYRFAVKHEGPMKLRENWLDALRAHIKKHEN
- a CDS encoding uncharacterized protein (EggNog:ENOG503P2XM; COG:U) codes for the protein MTSLPAEIEQAAREPQRLPTLRASAQRSGARRDAAAAPPPTPAPVPPRRGPQRNPEFSETSRLVVLRDDHEPVAGPSRLPEQGQEAPKQMPVRRDWSSLPLNDAPGWPASTPPKPSRHAAFHDSIQRDFEARSQFFQNHDRRLASPPRLVSSENTPPAFFSEAFPHINVQDAQSVHETEDPEIAAPWPFAQRPPPPPSRSPVFATDVHVRGWQRIGSYARGYVVFDVYVKAKSQGHSLPSHKRYNSFAALAERLCTEVPEHAEHLPPLPPRHKGILHKYLPSFLEQRRRALQHWLSATLLDPRWGGTRAYREWVLER
- the ALG14 gene encoding N-acetylglucosaminyldiphosphodolichol N-acetylglucosaminyltransferase (COG:S; TransMembrane:2 (i53-73o85-106i); EggNog:ENOG503P4FV), whose amino-acid sequence is MVSSGDTFSLAKAQAFEEARRGSPKLAAHPLQALEIPRARSVGQSWLTTPFTLAWSFLFCILHIGIAPLVSYWTHATPLPVVDVVLMNGPATCVPVVLVAHMLRFFSLPSPRLVYIESFARVRSLSLSAKILRKIVDQFVVQWPSADPKAICYGVLV
- the TYR1 gene encoding prephenate dehydrogenase (NADP(+)) (EggNog:ENOG503NVI5; BUSCO:EOG09262CBI; COG:E), which translates into the protein MEKESLEVGIIGMGDMGRLYAHKLHAAGWKHVNVCDRAEQFEQLHKDVANGPAPGLRVLRNGHEVARRSDFVMYSVEAGNLDKVVAEYGPSHKVGAIVAGQTSVKAPERAAFEKHLPDDISIISCHSLHGPHVDPTGQPLVLIQHRGSDEQLHLVERILACLQSRYVYMSYDEHDLVTANTQAVTHAAFLTMGTAWSQSQEYPWETGMYPGGIEMVKIYLCLRIYGAKWHVYAGLALLNPAARIQVKQYAASATALFKLMLTGNYEALVQRVFAARRSVFHWADDQEGDDALISDAMLDKFYVIAQRVNHGEERAKEAVAAVRTLDPPPNSHLSLLAIADCWHILHIDPYRHLELAATPVFRMWIGVTQYLFRSPERVIAACKAAMDDRLFRSDDLEFVVAARGWAQAVQFGDFDAYQKRFEMTREFFEPRLAQANKVGAEMLRQLSTAK